The Nitrospirota bacterium DNA window CGGAGCAAAGAAAGCATTTCAGCAGTTAGTTCCAACGGGATTATAAAGTTAGTTGCGATATGGTCTGTGATCTTCTCCAGATCGATCTCATCATCTTCAAAGTGACCGACACCTGCATTATTCACGAGAACATCAACACGGCCAAAACCTGCTTCTACGGTATTTCGGATGCGAGCGATGTCCTCGCGAATTCTCAGATCAGCCTTTAATACCTGAAGGCCAGGCAGACGATCTCTTGCCAATTGAAGTTTTGATTCATTGCGGCCCACGATCAAGACCTGGTAGCCACTTCCTGCAAGCAGCTTTGCAAGTTCAAATCCGATTCCTGAACCGCCTCCAGTCACTACAGCGTACTGTTTTGAGTCCAACATATCAATCCTCCTGACTTTTCATTAATTTATTCCATCTCTAGGATGGAAAACAGCGGCCAAACGCTAAAAGCAGTTTCGGCGATCCCCGTATACGAAGTTTTCTACGAATCAAAGCCCAGACAATATGGGTTTCTTTCCGAAGGAGTCTGAGCCAGGTGTCACTTTCAACCGTTACTTGGATATCGGCCGCTCCCTGATGACCCTCCTCGATTTGAATTTCCTGATTGCGAATAATCACGGTGGCCTTTCGTTCTTCCCTCCCTGTAAACGTCCAGTGATAAGTCGCTTCAAGTCCTTTGGCGCGGCCCCGTTGAAATACGAGTGGAAGTCCGCGCAGAAATCCTCCAATCGAAGTTTGACCCGAGAGGCCTTTAGCCACCGTCTTCACTTTTTTGTTAGGAAAACGTTTTAAGGCGTATTCCTCCGCGTCGGACCCAGGAACAACATAAATGGTTTCAGATTTTTCCTGGAGCGGTTTGAGAACACTTCCGACAAACTCCTTCCGATGGGTAAGAAATGGGGATATGACATCCTCTCCCGCCGGGCAGACCGCTATGCAGTAGGCGGCTTTATAATTGGCTCCAAATGAAAGACTTTGCCACATTGAAACCGTTTCTGCGTCGGACATCTTTTTTCGGTAATCTTTAACCGTTTTGCTTTCGACAATCTTCCCTACCCAATCGGTGAATCCACCCATGAATTCACGGTAGTTGTGTGTGTAGCAGGCGGAAAAATCGAAATGGCCGTCAGCGCCGATGGCTCCGGTGGGACACGCCGCCACACACAATTTACAGCTTAAGCATGGGTTATAATCAATGGGTTGAGAGTAAGTCTCAAGTTCAGTGTCTATGAGAACCGTTCCAAGCAGGATGAAGTTGCCGAACTTAGGATGGATCACATTTCGATGAATTCCCATCTGGCCTATACCGGCCGCAACAGCAATCGGTTTGTGGGAGAGAATCCACATTTTCCCGCCCCAAAGGTCGGCCTCCATTGGAAATCCGGCCGCTCCTCCGTTCATCGCCCGAATTCCCTCGGCTTCCATTTTCTGTACAATGTTACGCGCCACTTCGTTGACCTCATCGGTTGTATGATGAAATTCGAGATTCGCGACGGATCGTGCCGGAGTCCGAATATTCTCCCGGTTCATTCTGCAAGCGAAACTGATGAGGGTTCTTGCAGGTGGAAAAACCGAGAGAATCTCATCTTTCTGATCCGAAATTTCTGGCCGATTAACTTCAACAAATCCGACGTCATCTGCACCGGCATCCAAGCACAGCTGACGAAGCCATGCCGATTCCTTTTTGATAAGGCTGCCTGCAGGAGAATTAGCTCCGCCTCCTTTGTAAAATTGCTTTACCGTTGGGTGATCATCGAGTTGCGACACTTATTCCTCCTTTCATTCGATCTCATATAGATGTA harbors:
- a CDS encoding SDR family NAD(P)-dependent oxidoreductase, which codes for MLDSKQYAVVTGGGSGIGFELAKLLAGSGYQVLIVGRNESKLQLARDRLPGLQVLKADLRIREDIARIRNTVEAGFGRVDVLVNNAGVGHFEDDEIDLEKITDHIATNFIIPLELTAEMLSLLRKSLAPKVVFLGSAMAYSNAWRWASYSASKSALHVYLRAIRRNLKLKDLRFIEVLPSFVATDFTQDLKTAKLSPEDVAKAVLSAIVGHGDEVRVGKASLVYWMSRIAPRFIEKLLDRMIRK
- a CDS encoding SCP2 sterol-binding domain-containing protein translates to MSQLDDHPTVKQFYKGGGANSPAGSLIKKESAWLRQLCLDAGADDVGFVEVNRPEISDQKDEILSVFPPARTLISFACRMNRENIRTPARSVANLEFHHTTDEVNEVARNIVQKMEAEGIRAMNGGAAGFPMEADLWGGKMWILSHKPIAVAAGIGQMGIHRNVIHPKFGNFILLGTVLIDTELETYSQPIDYNPCLSCKLCVAACPTGAIGADGHFDFSACYTHNYREFMGGFTDWVGKIVESKTVKDYRKKMSDAETVSMWQSLSFGANYKAAYCIAVCPAGEDVISPFLTHRKEFVGSVLKPLQEKSETIYVVPGSDAEEYALKRFPNKKVKTVAKGLSGQTSIGGFLRGLPLVFQRGRAKGLEATYHWTFTGREERKATVIIRNQEIQIEEGHQGAADIQVTVESDTWLRLLRKETHIVWALIRRKLRIRGSPKLLLAFGRCFPS